A region from the Azospirillum fermentarium genome encodes:
- a CDS encoding recombinase family protein — protein sequence MTRVALYARYSSDNQREASIEDQLRICREQAKREKWKIVGTYKDAGISGASMILRPGIQALLQDAQAGQFDIVLAEALDRISRDQADVATFYKHLKFAGVPIVTLSEGEISELHVGLKGTMNALFLKDLAAKTHRGIRGRVEDGKSGGGLCFGYNVVKQLDARGDPIRGDREINEAEANVVRRIFREFAAGVGPRTIARTLNEEGVPGPAGKLWSDTTIRGHVKRGTGLVNNELYIGRLIWNRLRYIKDPSTGKRVSRLNPESEWIIKDVPELRIVDDELWHSVRVRQGEIAEKFANVTEAVRKHHKKNRLNGTRRPKSLLSGLVFCGCCGGPYSLRGADRFACSNHISKGACSNSRTIPREDLEARVLSGLKDRMMAPEIVEEAMRAYAEETNRLNRERRSSGDAWKAELVKIEKQIRGIIEAIKAGMFHESMKAEMDTLEARKTELTTLLADAPEDTPDILPSASAIYAKKVSALTKALNRKEERQEAAETLRGLIEKISLTPGPERGEIYATLHGELGTILNWTERQAIGKAVKTTKPAADATGLSLSVVAGRGFEPTTFRL from the coding sequence ATGACCCGCGTTGCGCTTTATGCCCGATACTCTTCCGACAATCAGCGCGAAGCGTCGATCGAGGACCAACTACGTATCTGCCGCGAGCAGGCGAAGCGCGAGAAGTGGAAGATCGTCGGAACCTACAAGGATGCTGGCATCTCCGGCGCGAGCATGATCCTGCGCCCCGGCATTCAGGCCCTTCTTCAGGATGCGCAGGCTGGCCAGTTCGACATCGTTCTGGCAGAGGCACTGGATCGCATCAGTCGTGACCAGGCTGACGTCGCCACCTTCTACAAGCACCTCAAGTTCGCAGGCGTTCCGATTGTCACGCTGTCGGAGGGCGAGATCAGCGAGCTTCATGTCGGGCTCAAGGGCACGATGAATGCGCTGTTCCTGAAAGACCTTGCCGCCAAAACCCATCGCGGCATTCGCGGCCGCGTCGAGGACGGCAAATCGGGTGGCGGTCTGTGCTTTGGCTACAATGTCGTCAAGCAGCTCGATGCGCGCGGTGATCCCATTCGCGGCGACCGGGAAATCAACGAAGCCGAGGCGAATGTTGTCCGGCGCATCTTCCGCGAGTTCGCCGCCGGCGTCGGCCCCCGCACCATCGCCCGCACATTGAACGAGGAAGGTGTCCCGGGTCCGGCTGGCAAGCTCTGGAGCGACACCACGATCCGGGGCCATGTAAAGCGCGGCACGGGGCTGGTGAACAATGAACTTTATATCGGTCGTCTGATCTGGAACCGGCTTCGCTACATCAAAGATCCATCCACCGGAAAGCGCGTCTCACGCCTGAACCCGGAATCGGAATGGATCATCAAGGATGTGCCGGAGCTGCGCATTGTCGATGACGAACTCTGGCATTCAGTCCGTGTCCGACAGGGCGAGATCGCCGAGAAGTTTGCCAACGTCACCGAAGCCGTGCGCAAGCACCACAAAAAGAACCGCCTGAACGGCACACGTCGGCCGAAGTCCCTTCTGTCCGGTCTGGTGTTCTGTGGCTGCTGCGGAGGCCCCTACTCACTTCGCGGTGCAGATAGATTCGCCTGCTCGAACCACATCAGCAAGGGCGCGTGCTCAAACAGCCGCACGATCCCGCGTGAGGATCTGGAAGCCCGCGTGCTCTCCGGCCTGAAGGACCGCATGATGGCGCCTGAGATCGTTGAGGAGGCCATGCGCGCCTACGCGGAGGAGACCAACCGGCTGAACCGGGAACGCCGCTCCAGCGGCGATGCCTGGAAGGCGGAACTGGTAAAGATCGAGAAGCAGATCCGCGGCATCATCGAGGCGATCAAGGCTGGTATGTTCCATGAGAGCATGAAGGCAGAGATGGACACGCTGGAGGCCCGCAAGACCGAACTGACCACCCTGCTGGCCGATGCGCCAGAGGACACCCCGGACATTCTGCCGAGCGCCTCGGCGATCTATGCGAAGAAGGTTTCTGCGCTGACCAAGGCGCTCAATCGCAAGGAAGAGCGCCAGGAAGCGGCAGAGACTTTACGTGGGCTGATCGAGAAGATTTCGCTCACACCGGGGCCAGAACGAGGCGAGATTTACGCGACGCTTCACGGCGAACTGGGCACGATCCTCAACTGGACGGAGCGGCAAGCCATTGGAAAGGCTGTAAAAACAACAAAACCCGCAGCGGATGCTACGGGTTTGTCGTTATCAGTGGTTGCGGGGAGAGGATTTGAACCGACGACCTTCAGGTTATGA
- a CDS encoding type II toxin-antitoxin system prevent-host-death family antitoxin, with the protein MPTTTSLEFQRKFGQYLNESHREPVEITRHGRREFVLMSAAQYDELLSAAQRSGKAVETASDPEQN; encoded by the coding sequence ATGCCAACCACAACCTCCCTCGAATTCCAGCGCAAGTTCGGACAGTATCTGAACGAGTCTCACCGTGAGCCGGTAGAGATCACGCGACATGGCCGGCGCGAGTTTGTGCTGATGTCGGCCGCCCAATATGACGAGCTGCTGTCAGCGGCGCAGCGCAGCGGCAAAGCCGTCGAAACCGCCTCCGACCCTGAACAGAATTAA
- a CDS encoding DEAD/DEAH box helicase: MEQTTFGPGERITHLDFGAGVVLEAPRDGYLRAFFSIGERRVPIASVQKELSRTERILRSVEGTAERARSVWLSYEAHALPVMESASALTSARIDLLPHQVVLTHRIATASPRRFLIADEVGLGKTIETALVLRELASRGELDRALMVVPAGLVNNWHRELNEVFNLDFEVFGSEGDITDRKTNAFAKHDRLIASIDTLKRPARIKRLLEAPHWDLVVFDEAHHLTAYRTGGKVRKTENYKLGEALKGHTRDLLLLSATPHQGNHFQFWMLVQLLNPTLFGSPEEMLENRHRLNTVMFRRTKADACRPDGDPLFARRWVHTESFLMGDEERRFYERLREYLEEGFDLAKRKGNQGRALGFLMAIFQKIAASSFAAVRRTLKRRMLMLTLQEALLRDKELDIEGRERLFDEARELIHAEWGLERDPIGKSEVDRIMADLKYRLAKKLDEEALEMASDPYGSEFASSHMEDVASAAIDLHLPEERLRIADLLSVFPVQRETKVQKLLDGLGTLWRQNPNEKIVIFATYLGTVDLLAREIEATYPGQGVVVLRGGDHGAKAAAERRFKLKDGPRVMVCTAAGREGINLQFARILFNFDLPWNPMDMEQRIGRIHRYGQAHTAQVYNLVLSDTIEGRIFLLLDDKLTEIARTLGKVDEQGNVAEDLRSQILGQLSERLNYDRLYQEALGDPELKRTAVELEAALANAREAREVVFDLFQDLEGFSLDDYKPFSDVSTGLERLVDFLSVAMADRNLRISKVDAETIDLLTVDGARRIRFTLNRDVATSSETCDLLGLDHPAVQEELGRWRSLNPNFLGVALEGNGIEPAILSLWLVEATNGQGEKRTTIQSIAVSPEGTRLPAIERQVDQVLRLSPSRPFLGEDERISIFSKTVEPSLQRELKHKGTAAGDGSYSAELIGYVEIT, translated from the coding sequence ATGGAACAGACCACCTTCGGCCCCGGTGAGCGGATCACCCATCTCGATTTCGGCGCCGGCGTTGTGCTTGAAGCACCGCGCGACGGCTACCTCCGTGCATTCTTCAGTATCGGAGAGCGCCGCGTTCCGATCGCCAGCGTTCAGAAGGAGCTGTCGCGCACCGAGCGCATTCTGCGATCAGTAGAGGGAACCGCCGAGCGGGCACGATCCGTCTGGCTATCCTACGAGGCTCACGCACTGCCCGTGATGGAGAGCGCGTCCGCGCTCACGTCCGCGCGGATCGACCTTCTGCCCCACCAGGTCGTTCTGACACATCGCATCGCAACAGCCTCGCCTCGTCGATTTCTTATCGCCGACGAAGTCGGTCTCGGAAAGACAATCGAAACCGCGCTCGTGCTCCGCGAATTGGCAAGCCGCGGTGAGCTTGATCGTGCCCTGATGGTTGTGCCTGCGGGCCTCGTGAACAACTGGCACCGGGAGCTGAACGAAGTCTTCAACCTGGACTTCGAGGTCTTTGGGTCGGAAGGCGATATCACCGACCGCAAGACTAACGCTTTCGCGAAACATGACCGGCTCATTGCCAGCATCGACACGTTGAAGCGGCCAGCGCGCATCAAACGCCTGTTGGAAGCTCCACATTGGGATCTTGTTGTCTTTGACGAGGCGCACCACCTGACCGCCTACCGAACGGGAGGGAAAGTTCGGAAGACGGAAAACTACAAACTCGGCGAGGCTTTGAAAGGTCACACGCGAGACCTCCTTCTCCTCTCCGCGACGCCACATCAAGGAAACCACTTCCAGTTCTGGATGCTCGTCCAACTGTTAAATCCCACGCTCTTCGGCAGCCCTGAGGAGATGTTGGAAAATCGACATCGCTTGAATACCGTGATGTTCCGACGGACCAAGGCGGATGCTTGCCGCCCGGATGGAGATCCGCTTTTCGCACGCCGGTGGGTACATACAGAATCCTTCCTGATGGGTGACGAAGAGCGACGCTTTTATGAGCGGCTGCGCGAATACCTCGAAGAAGGTTTCGACCTGGCCAAACGAAAAGGAAACCAAGGGCGAGCCTTGGGCTTTCTCATGGCGATCTTCCAAAAGATCGCAGCGTCCAGCTTCGCTGCCGTGAGGCGGACACTCAAGCGACGTATGCTCATGCTCACCCTGCAAGAGGCGCTTCTGCGGGACAAGGAGCTTGATATTGAAGGTCGCGAGCGACTGTTCGATGAAGCGCGGGAGCTGATTCATGCCGAATGGGGGCTTGAAAGGGATCCGATCGGGAAAAGTGAAGTCGACCGGATAATGGCCGACCTAAAATATAGGCTCGCAAAGAAGTTGGACGAGGAAGCGCTGGAGATGGCGTCCGATCCTTATGGCTCGGAATTTGCGTCTTCTCATATGGAGGATGTCGCCTCGGCAGCGATCGACCTGCATCTACCGGAAGAGCGGTTGCGAATTGCAGACTTGCTCTCGGTTTTTCCGGTGCAGCGTGAAACCAAGGTGCAGAAGCTACTCGACGGCCTTGGTACCTTGTGGCGTCAAAATCCCAACGAAAAGATTGTGATCTTTGCCACGTATTTGGGGACAGTGGACCTCTTGGCCCGTGAAATCGAGGCGACATATCCCGGTCAAGGCGTCGTAGTTCTCCGTGGCGGTGATCACGGCGCCAAAGCCGCTGCTGAACGCCGCTTCAAGTTGAAGGATGGGCCGCGTGTAATGGTCTGCACCGCAGCAGGCCGCGAGGGCATCAATCTGCAGTTCGCACGCATCCTTTTCAATTTTGACCTGCCCTGGAATCCAATGGATATGGAACAGCGGATCGGTCGAATTCATCGATATGGTCAAGCGCACACCGCGCAAGTCTACAACTTGGTCCTTTCAGATACGATCGAAGGGCGCATTTTTCTTCTGCTTGACGACAAGCTTACGGAAATCGCGAGAACGCTCGGGAAAGTCGACGAGCAAGGCAACGTCGCAGAAGATCTGCGTTCTCAGATACTTGGGCAGCTGTCAGAGCGATTGAACTACGACCGGCTTTACCAAGAGGCTCTGGGTGACCCAGAGCTGAAACGGACCGCAGTTGAACTTGAGGCGGCCTTGGCAAACGCACGCGAGGCACGGGAGGTAGTATTTGATCTCTTCCAAGATCTCGAAGGCTTCAGTCTGGATGATTACAAGCCGTTCTCCGATGTTTCCACGGGTTTGGAGCGGTTGGTTGATTTCTTGTCGGTGGCCATGGCGGACCGGAATCTAAGGATCTCGAAGGTTGATGCAGAGACTATCGATTTACTTACGGTCGATGGTGCCCGCCGCATTCGATTTACTCTAAACCGCGATGTCGCAACTTCCTCCGAAACGTGCGATCTCCTGGGGCTTGATCATCCAGCGGTCCAGGAGGAACTGGGCAGGTGGCGTTCGCTCAATCCGAATTTTCTCGGAGTAGCCCTTGAGGGAAATGGAATTGAACCAGCCATCCTCTCGTTGTGGCTTGTGGAAGCGACCAACGGTCAAGGTGAAAAACGGACAACCATACAATCCATCGCGGTCAGCCCTGAGGGGACAAGGCTTCCTGCAATTGAGCGCCAGGTTGATCAGGTGCTCAGGTTGTCGCCCTCTCGACCTTTCCTGGGCGAGGATGAGCGGATCAGCATCTTCAGCAAGACCGTCGAGCCGTCCCTTCAACGGGAGCTCAAGCATAAGGGCACCGCAGCTGGAGATGGAAGCTACTCTGCAGAACTCATTGGCTATGTTGAGATTACTTAG
- a CDS encoding ATP-binding protein — protein sequence MLGLKLRDEFKGRRLKGTAIELSNDANTGATQVPARDFLEITYPTLDLLKGIEAVGPQQGRPVVVIGERGLGKSHLMAALYHTVSDPASTGDWLKSWSTTLSDPAIGQIPLRNGMLVIGESLHRQRYKFLWDILFERHPHGTYIKGKWEGMGASKTDIPSDQLILEMLRHSPTMLLLDEFQTWFDGLTNTKQYPWKNWAFNFIQILSEIAKEHPELLVLVVSVRNGTSDAYQQIHRVNPVQVDFRAGGSPDKIQHDRRRMLLHRLFENRLQIGSSAIESTLDVHINEYFRQLGTPSSEQDRKRRDFVECWPFAPHLLQLLEDQVLVATDAQETRDLIRILANLHKSSGENAPVLTAADFRLDDDASGIGALLDSVANQQHRALRDKALRNLTSVTEAVPDHASKVPHLQEIIGSLWLRSIAVGNMAGAEPSVLQIDLTRAKPVDDNAFQVELATVIENSFNIHQDGARLVFKEEENPQAKVMASARNDKLFTDGSDLIQLAKETRYVIGGSEEVAKTFRVIALPRNWLNDPWTGLDESEQPERWDDRLPILVLPEEPDRIDERLGRWLKDHLQKRRNTVRFLIPRNGTSNAFYDRDLLVLARAEMKAQEWGAQNAEYRKLQSKYQGELRDILKKRFDRFAVLHSWNFGDPSKCEFHIETLREQGAKVPEAIEIAMTNDLFVPEDFEHLVLEAATNNSSVGKILKELQEPRPAGQDCIPWLGETAMKERILRLCAKGKIAINLRGMEYLQAQSGEDEETAWRRLRPKLSYTGRQLDEVFILPPSAVPATGGANPQPAPGTPPPCGLFGGGTEPTPAPPGGMSENPGSVPGAPDPMPQPGGGIFGGGASSGAPRMPFAAPATSPLNLIGKLEGWGIGPATPVKAVTIKVDAATGAQLKELLKKLPDGMTFELSLDKEDN from the coding sequence ATGCTTGGTTTGAAGCTGAGGGATGAGTTCAAAGGGCGGCGCCTCAAAGGGACGGCAATTGAGCTGTCCAACGATGCGAATACGGGGGCGACCCAAGTGCCGGCCCGCGACTTTCTTGAGATCACGTACCCTACGCTCGATTTATTGAAAGGCATCGAAGCCGTCGGCCCCCAGCAAGGTCGACCGGTTGTTGTCATTGGTGAACGCGGCCTCGGGAAGTCACACCTTATGGCCGCTCTCTATCACACTGTTAGTGATCCTGCCTCAACCGGAGATTGGTTGAAGAGCTGGTCCACTACCCTGTCTGACCCGGCGATCGGTCAAATCCCGCTGCGGAATGGCATGCTCGTCATCGGGGAAAGTCTCCATCGTCAGCGCTATAAGTTCCTCTGGGACATTCTGTTCGAACGGCATCCACACGGCACATACATCAAGGGGAAGTGGGAAGGTATGGGTGCCAGCAAGACTGACATTCCGTCCGACCAGCTCATCCTCGAGATGCTCCGGCATTCGCCGACGATGCTGCTGCTCGACGAGTTTCAGACCTGGTTCGACGGCCTCACGAACACTAAACAGTATCCGTGGAAAAACTGGGCGTTCAACTTCATCCAGATCCTCTCTGAGATTGCAAAGGAGCACCCCGAACTCCTCGTGCTCGTGGTTTCGGTTCGAAACGGGACAAGCGACGCATACCAGCAGATCCACAGGGTGAATCCCGTTCAGGTGGATTTCCGTGCTGGCGGTAGCCCGGACAAGATCCAGCATGATCGCCGTCGCATGCTCCTCCATCGGCTGTTTGAAAACCGGTTGCAGATCGGCTCCTCGGCAATCGAGAGCACCCTCGACGTTCACATCAACGAATATTTTCGGCAGCTCGGTACGCCATCTTCCGAACAGGACAGGAAGCGGCGAGACTTTGTCGAATGCTGGCCCTTCGCGCCGCACCTCTTGCAACTCTTGGAGGATCAGGTGCTTGTGGCGACAGACGCCCAAGAGACGCGCGACCTCATCCGCATCTTGGCGAACCTGCATAAGAGCAGCGGCGAGAACGCTCCAGTTTTGACAGCTGCCGATTTTCGGCTCGACGATGATGCATCCGGGATCGGAGCACTTCTGGACTCGGTTGCCAATCAGCAACACCGCGCCCTACGCGACAAAGCCCTTCGCAACCTCACCTCTGTAACCGAAGCCGTGCCAGACCACGCCTCGAAGGTCCCACATCTTCAGGAAATCATCGGCTCGCTGTGGCTGCGGTCAATAGCGGTCGGAAACATGGCCGGCGCAGAGCCTTCTGTTCTGCAAATCGACCTGACGCGGGCAAAACCAGTCGATGACAATGCTTTCCAGGTTGAGCTCGCAACGGTCATCGAGAACAGCTTCAATATCCACCAAGATGGAGCGCGGCTCGTCTTCAAGGAAGAGGAAAACCCTCAGGCCAAAGTCATGGCCTCCGCGAGAAATGACAAGCTTTTCACGGATGGATCGGACCTCATTCAACTCGCTAAGGAAACCCGCTACGTCATCGGTGGCAGCGAGGAAGTCGCCAAGACATTCCGTGTCATCGCGTTGCCCCGCAATTGGCTGAACGACCCTTGGACGGGCTTGGACGAGAGTGAACAGCCCGAGCGTTGGGACGACAGGCTACCGATTTTGGTGCTCCCCGAGGAGCCGGATCGCATTGATGAGCGCCTTGGGCGGTGGCTCAAAGATCACCTCCAGAAACGTCGGAACACGGTTCGGTTCCTGATCCCTCGGAACGGGACTTCGAACGCTTTCTATGATCGTGACCTTCTTGTCCTCGCTAGGGCGGAAATGAAGGCGCAGGAATGGGGCGCGCAGAATGCGGAGTATCGTAAACTGCAGTCGAAATACCAAGGTGAGCTGCGGGACATTCTCAAGAAGCGGTTTGATCGTTTTGCCGTGCTGCACAGTTGGAACTTTGGCGACCCGTCGAAATGCGAGTTCCATATCGAGACACTTCGCGAGCAAGGAGCGAAGGTTCCGGAAGCGATTGAAATCGCGATGACGAACGACTTGTTCGTCCCTGAGGATTTTGAACACCTAGTGCTTGAGGCCGCAACCAATAACAGTTCGGTCGGCAAGATACTTAAGGAACTGCAAGAGCCTCGCCCGGCAGGCCAGGATTGTATCCCATGGTTGGGCGAGACGGCCATGAAAGAGCGGATCTTGCGTCTCTGTGCCAAAGGCAAGATCGCGATCAACCTTCGAGGAATGGAGTATCTGCAGGCCCAGTCAGGCGAGGACGAAGAGACCGCGTGGCGACGCTTGCGGCCGAAGCTTTCGTACACAGGACGCCAGCTTGACGAGGTGTTCATCTTGCCGCCGTCTGCTGTTCCAGCGACCGGGGGGGCGAATCCACAGCCAGCTCCGGGAACGCCCCCCCCTTGCGGGCTCTTCGGCGGGGGCACAGAGCCGACGCCAGCGCCTCCCGGAGGAATGTCCGAGAACCCGGGATCAGTACCAGGCGCGCCGGACCCGATGCCGCAACCTGGTGGCGGCATCTTCGGTGGTGGTGCCAGCTCTGGCGCGCCTCGTATGCCCTTTGCCGCACCCGCGACCTCGCCGCTCAACCTTATCGGGAAACTCGAAGGTTGGGGAATTGGTCCAGCAACGCCTGTGAAAGCCGTCACCATAAAGGTGGACGCTGCGACTGGCGCGCAGCTGAAGGAACTCCTCAAGAAACTGCCTGATGGCATGACGTTCGAGTTGTCGCTCGACAAGGAGGACAACTGA
- a CDS encoding WYL domain-containing protein, with product MENDRSDLRWGVEQRLEFIEFRLFWEGHVNRSDVMEQFGLSVNQASSDLNRYISFAPDNMTYDKSARTYVRGPGFKAVFGKLDAGRYLAQLRSLEEGILDRDDCWITDVLEFCSTPTPARGVHSETLRAVVGAIRRAEAIEVNYQSLSNPDPRWRWIAPHAIAFDGFRWHARAFCMTDDCFKDFLLSRMLEVRGTAEAATSAAGDDDWHSEITLEVGPHPGLSETQAKVIALDYGMQDGKVEIKVRRALLYYTLKRLGLDTDPSARNPQDQQIVLLNRETSFPAKPAERIGEA from the coding sequence GTGGAAAACGACAGGTCGGATCTTCGCTGGGGCGTCGAGCAGCGGCTCGAGTTCATCGAGTTTCGCCTGTTTTGGGAGGGGCATGTGAACCGAAGCGATGTCATGGAACAGTTCGGGCTGTCGGTGAACCAGGCTTCATCCGACCTTAATCGCTACATCAGCTTCGCCCCCGACAATATGACCTACGACAAGAGTGCGCGCACCTACGTGCGCGGCCCGGGGTTCAAGGCAGTGTTTGGGAAGCTGGACGCAGGTCGTTACTTGGCCCAGTTGCGATCCTTGGAAGAAGGGATCCTGGATCGCGATGATTGCTGGATCACCGATGTGCTGGAGTTTTGTTCGACGCCCACTCCAGCGCGCGGCGTTCATTCTGAAACCTTGCGCGCGGTCGTTGGCGCCATTCGCCGCGCCGAAGCGATAGAGGTTAATTACCAATCGCTGTCCAATCCAGATCCACGCTGGCGATGGATTGCACCCCATGCAATCGCTTTCGATGGGTTTCGTTGGCATGCACGAGCCTTCTGCATGACCGACGATTGCTTCAAGGACTTCCTGCTGTCGCGGATGCTTGAGGTGCGAGGGACCGCCGAGGCTGCAACCTCTGCCGCCGGAGACGACGATTGGCATTCGGAGATTACCTTGGAGGTTGGGCCCCACCCAGGCCTGTCTGAGACACAGGCCAAGGTGATCGCGCTCGACTACGGCATGCAGGACGGGAAAGTCGAGATCAAGGTTCGCCGCGCGCTGCTTTATTACACGCTCAAGCGCCTTGGACTGGACACGGATCCATCCGCGAGGAATCCGCAGGATCAGCAGATCGTGCTGCTGAACCGGGAAACATCATTTCCGGCTAAGCCGGCAGAACGAATTGGAGAGGCGTAA
- a CDS encoding McrC family protein codes for MPKQKSHYSLPEWSSLPIGPDGISEGQAEQLHLAAITAARRLGVAENGVLARGFRKLETKQVCGIISVPGISLEILPKLTDEDGALRATLVRMIAVAFDIPLSEGQIAQMGAQESDLLEAFINLFVTRLAEQAKSGLTRDYVPEEDVLPKLRGALDVRQQIVRRSVDPSRLHCRFDEFSENTPLNRLFKASLLHIIPFVRSEPLRRRIANLTARFADIPTSPAPLRERIVWNRMNERFRQAQMLARMLMEAEWQNTSSGHGTGISLLFPMNMLFERYVARWLQRVLPPGSVSVQRRQHTLLQHGAYPLIPDIVIDTPEGPLVIDTKWKDLGKHSGSTPNVSQADLYQLASYGAAYNASRVILFYPAIKQKLAATTWRYTATNLRVDIWQVDLALAKQTHNWKDIAQDIVNHAEHHVPLRKT; via the coding sequence ATGCCCAAACAGAAAAGCCATTACTCGCTGCCGGAATGGTCTTCTCTGCCCATTGGACCCGACGGAATCAGCGAAGGACAAGCCGAGCAACTGCATCTTGCCGCAATCACGGCTGCCCGCAGGCTTGGCGTGGCAGAGAACGGCGTACTGGCGCGCGGCTTTCGGAAGCTGGAAACCAAGCAGGTTTGCGGCATTATTTCCGTTCCAGGGATAAGTTTGGAAATACTGCCCAAGCTCACCGATGAGGACGGTGCATTGCGAGCAACCCTTGTGCGGATGATTGCGGTGGCCTTCGACATACCGCTTTCAGAAGGGCAGATCGCGCAGATGGGCGCACAGGAGAGCGATCTTCTCGAAGCCTTTATCAATCTGTTTGTGACACGCCTTGCAGAACAAGCGAAATCCGGTCTGACGCGCGACTATGTGCCAGAGGAGGATGTTTTGCCTAAGCTGCGGGGAGCGCTCGATGTGCGGCAGCAGATCGTTCGCCGTTCGGTTGATCCTTCCCGCCTGCATTGCCGGTTTGACGAGTTTTCCGAGAACACGCCGCTCAACCGGCTGTTCAAGGCCAGCCTGTTGCACATCATCCCCTTTGTGCGCTCCGAGCCTCTGCGGCGCCGGATCGCTAATCTGACAGCCCGCTTCGCCGACATCCCCACCAGCCCCGCCCCCCTGAGGGAGCGGATCGTCTGGAACCGGATGAATGAGCGGTTTCGCCAGGCCCAAATGCTTGCGCGCATGCTGATGGAAGCAGAGTGGCAAAACACGAGTTCCGGACACGGCACGGGCATTTCGTTGCTCTTTCCGATGAACATGCTGTTTGAACGGTATGTTGCCCGCTGGCTGCAACGGGTTCTTCCGCCCGGATCAGTGTCAGTTCAGCGCCGACAGCACACCCTGTTGCAGCATGGCGCCTACCCTCTGATCCCGGATATCGTCATTGACACGCCTGAAGGTCCACTGGTCATTGATACGAAATGGAAGGATCTCGGAAAACATTCAGGCTCTACGCCAAATGTGAGCCAAGCCGACCTATACCAACTCGCGTCCTATGGGGCGGCCTACAATGCAAGCCGCGTCATACTTTTCTATCCTGCGATCAAACAGAAATTGGCCGCAACAACATGGCGCTACACCGCGACCAACCTTAGAGTAGATATCTGGCAAGTCGATTTGGCACTCGCGAAACAAACCCACAATTGGAAGGACATCGCGCAAGACATAGTTAATCATGCAGAACACCATGTTCCATTACGCAAAACATGA